A genomic segment from Pseudobacteriovorax antillogorgiicola encodes:
- the ribD gene encoding bifunctional diaminohydroxyphosphoribosylaminopyrimidine deaminase/5-amino-6-(5-phosphoribosylamino)uracil reductase RibD produces the protein MTNFTDNFWVFIMVLDHYGYGLGGWVPGTAMDYQSGFTAGSDLYWMAMALAEGMKAVGKAPPNPIVGCVFVKDQKLLAKGATEEFGGRHGERVAASRLKEGEARGGTVYVTLEPCCHTGKQPPCAQLLVELGIKRCVMAMVDPFHKVNGRGIRYLEKHGVKVEVGVMAKEAMAWHLPFLFSSHYRRPLLVGKWAQTFDGHLADDQGGSQWISGQESRAYTHFLRQKYDAIMVGSGTVIADIPSLNVRDCRGPINRSPVKIIIDPKGRILSIDSEIQRHLIRKTFAGEPTIYCGPEHKSSWLSHVDMVHSIELKGPIDADLVARLNDCYQSLKDRPLQSIFVEGGPSLLNRLIGQGLIDVFHTFQRPSILGGHENRLGTAGKEPQRRLMAEKQDLYLLASIVLGQDIVVESLSQALANDIWKPGLESLHQSHR, from the coding sequence GTGACGAACTTTACTGATAATTTTTGGGTTTTCATCATGGTTTTAGATCACTACGGATACGGTCTTGGGGGATGGGTCCCCGGCACTGCGATGGATTATCAGTCAGGGTTTACCGCTGGCTCTGACTTATACTGGATGGCAATGGCGCTAGCAGAGGGAATGAAGGCTGTTGGTAAGGCGCCTCCCAACCCGATCGTGGGCTGCGTGTTTGTGAAGGATCAAAAGCTGCTTGCGAAAGGAGCTACGGAGGAGTTTGGTGGTCGTCATGGGGAGCGTGTGGCGGCATCTCGGCTTAAAGAAGGCGAAGCCCGTGGCGGCACCGTATATGTTACATTAGAGCCTTGCTGTCACACAGGCAAGCAACCCCCCTGTGCCCAGCTTTTGGTGGAACTAGGCATCAAGCGCTGTGTGATGGCTATGGTCGATCCGTTTCATAAGGTTAACGGTCGCGGCATTCGCTATCTTGAAAAGCATGGTGTGAAAGTCGAGGTTGGGGTTATGGCAAAGGAGGCTATGGCTTGGCACCTACCGTTTCTATTCAGTAGCCACTATCGACGCCCCTTGTTGGTAGGTAAATGGGCGCAAACGTTCGATGGCCACCTTGCTGATGACCAAGGCGGCTCGCAGTGGATCAGTGGTCAGGAATCACGCGCGTACACCCATTTTTTAAGGCAGAAGTATGACGCGATCATGGTCGGAAGTGGAACTGTAATTGCGGATATTCCCAGTTTAAACGTCAGAGACTGCCGAGGTCCTATCAATCGCTCCCCTGTAAAAATCATCATCGACCCTAAGGGTCGGATCTTATCGATTGATTCCGAAATTCAGAGACACCTGATTCGGAAAACATTTGCTGGAGAGCCAACCATCTACTGTGGCCCGGAACACAAGAGTTCCTGGTTGAGTCATGTGGATATGGTTCATAGTATCGAACTGAAGGGGCCTATTGATGCTGATTTAGTCGCACGCCTTAACGATTGCTATCAATCTTTAAAGGATCGGCCTCTGCAAAGCATCTTTGTGGAGGGTGGGCCAAGTCTCTTAAATCGCTTAATCGGTCAAGGCCTAATCGATGTATTCCACACCTTTCAGAGACCAAGTATATTAGGGGGGCATGAAAATCGTCTTGGTACTGCAGGAAAGGAACCTCAGCGTAGACTTATGGCAGAAAAACAAGATCTTTATCTCTTAGCATCGATTGTTCTTGGGCAAGACATCGTGGTGGAAAGTCTTAGCCAAGCTTTAGCCAATGACATATGGAAGCCAGGCCTAGAATCCCTGCACCAATCCCATCGGTGA
- a CDS encoding Do family serine endopeptidase, which produces MITTKRFLSLMLTWVFVSLPAYSYELPRAKDISGSRDLEYLQRISNGVSELSDRAAKAVVFISVSKIVNQRPYGAIDPFDFFFGPRMPYPQQRNRKQQSGLGSGFMVDLDKGYIITNNHVIEGADEISLKLSNGETYTGKVLGSDKNTDVAVVQIKDEDFDRKGLTQLTLGNSEDLKVGSLVLALGAPFGLETSISFGVVSATGRGNLNITSLGNFIQTDAAINPGNSGGPLIDMNGQVVGMNTAIYSRSGASAGIGFAVPSNLVAKIATQLITDGKVARGYLGVQLSQEIDDDLAQALELPKGQKGALIARVEPGTPAADAGLRDQDVIVKVNKTSIRSRDELTNTVGLMPAGTKVKVQYYRDGKLRSTTVTLGEFPSNPMASRRTPSKQSDDTFVGMNLEVLDLNRHRNWIDQYGIESRSGIIITDVSPDSKAAAAGLQPGDVLIKANRQPLKKPQDFLKIYKSSSKILIQLERRGAYRFASLRK; this is translated from the coding sequence ATGATTACAACAAAACGCTTTTTGTCCCTTATGCTTACCTGGGTCTTTGTTTCCCTACCGGCCTATTCATACGAACTGCCAAGGGCAAAGGATATTTCAGGATCTCGTGATTTGGAATATCTGCAACGAATTTCAAATGGCGTCAGCGAACTGTCAGATCGAGCCGCAAAGGCCGTCGTTTTTATTTCAGTATCAAAAATCGTCAATCAAAGGCCATACGGAGCCATTGACCCCTTTGACTTCTTTTTTGGACCCCGCATGCCTTACCCGCAGCAGCGAAATCGAAAGCAACAATCGGGGCTTGGATCAGGCTTTATGGTCGATCTTGATAAGGGCTACATCATCACCAATAATCACGTGATTGAGGGTGCCGATGAAATCTCTCTTAAACTTTCAAATGGCGAAACCTATACTGGCAAAGTATTAGGCTCAGACAAGAATACAGATGTCGCTGTTGTTCAAATCAAAGACGAAGACTTCGATCGGAAAGGGCTAACCCAACTAACATTAGGTAACTCCGAAGACCTAAAAGTTGGTTCGCTTGTCCTAGCTCTAGGGGCTCCTTTTGGGCTTGAAACCAGTATTTCCTTCGGAGTTGTCTCGGCGACTGGTCGAGGAAATCTGAACATCACAAGCCTCGGAAACTTTATTCAAACCGATGCAGCCATCAATCCAGGCAATAGTGGTGGGCCGTTGATCGATATGAACGGTCAGGTCGTAGGCATGAATACTGCGATCTACTCTCGGTCTGGTGCTTCGGCTGGAATCGGCTTTGCTGTTCCTTCAAACCTTGTGGCGAAGATCGCGACACAGCTAATTACCGATGGTAAGGTAGCAAGGGGTTACTTGGGTGTACAACTATCCCAGGAAATCGATGATGACCTAGCGCAAGCTTTGGAACTACCTAAAGGTCAAAAAGGTGCGTTGATTGCCCGAGTGGAGCCTGGCACTCCGGCTGCAGACGCAGGTCTTAGGGATCAAGACGTCATTGTCAAAGTAAACAAAACTAGTATCCGATCCAGAGATGAGCTGACCAATACAGTTGGTTTGATGCCAGCGGGGACTAAGGTCAAGGTTCAATACTATCGCGATGGGAAGTTACGCTCCACTACAGTAACTCTGGGTGAGTTTCCAAGCAATCCTATGGCGAGTCGTCGGACACCATCGAAACAATCCGATGATACTTTCGTTGGCATGAACCTCGAAGTTCTCGATCTCAATCGGCACCGGAACTGGATCGACCAGTACGGTATCGAAAGCCGGTCCGGCATCATTATCACCGATGTGAGCCCTGACTCCAAAGCCGCTGCTGCAGGGCTTCAACCAGGAGATGTTCTGATCAAGGCCAATCGCCAACCACTTAAGAAACCGCAGGATTTCTTGAAAATTTATAAAAGTTCTAGCAAGATTTTGATTCAGCTGGAACGCCGTGGTGCATACCGCTTCGCCTCTCTCCGCAAATAG
- a CDS encoding sigma factor-like helix-turn-helix DNA-binding protein has protein sequence MKQILCKGERMQAETSPTKDPGQVAFFVGNLCQEADLIYRFGYALTLSEVGAAKLVMETYRSLIGQLDRLLASSSQDIRLELAKAAWHIFQSWNETFEETDSLVLDFLHSLTIDIRIVLTLVDALGFSPEETAQILELKDVELRRYLAEGRKQMIGFDS, from the coding sequence TTGAAACAGATCCTGTGCAAAGGGGAGCGGATGCAAGCTGAAACGAGTCCAACGAAGGATCCAGGCCAAGTCGCCTTCTTCGTCGGTAATCTGTGCCAGGAAGCGGATCTTATTTATCGTTTCGGCTATGCCTTGACCCTCAGCGAGGTTGGGGCTGCCAAGCTTGTGATGGAGACCTATCGAAGTCTCATTGGGCAGTTGGATCGCCTGCTGGCAAGTAGCAGTCAGGATATCCGCCTTGAACTAGCGAAAGCGGCTTGGCACATTTTTCAATCTTGGAATGAGACGTTTGAAGAAACAGATTCACTCGTCCTAGACTTCCTTCATAGCCTGACCATCGATATCCGTATCGTGCTAACTCTGGTAGATGCTTTGGGCTTCAGCCCGGAAGAAACAGCGCAGATACTTGAATTAAAGGACGTTGAGCTAAGGCGCTATTTGGCCGAAGGTCGCAAACAGATGATCGGATTTGATTCATAG
- a CDS encoding tetratricopeptide repeat protein — translation MIHRIIAILILLKPIAALGDPYQYLVFSPEIKSGFPYRVTFAPPPRSSQKTEKASTEIALSAIPSQELTLTRGDRLLVEVPISNATDQVRWVVNGKVVCRQSNCIIRTINWSTGTLPLILQVSNQQSFIEYHTKLKILPSSFNAPNSDVPLPLETKVRSPDRQSQDARLVGFSVKGVAYTSQDIRTVETRLSRRFNIPNDRLLRTSPDAYTIIYSPRQWELQMLGASTVKIGSSDLNIDSGVYRLRVPRGQVSPVFNLNGLSFQSFRGTDTIIHNFKDRTLITVLQGYGEVKISANHFTTMNASFQNLFNRQKSEGIPADRFILHGGQSISLANGKLSIASILSLRTIKILKQTNPEWFANDQPSKGKSSLSDNVSFEENVDIPTLLRGNDRLRSEAYWRLGINQRAQLYWRRLLRATPQQLYPHQRLVEAQLSRGDWTKATEALEEFQDQGLENEVMNYYRAVALFFSKQGFAAKQQFKRTLWTAKNPIIVSSSEEFLRFLDKDKSSHFSGKVHYLNNNNPLRFSDSLDLPEGLIHRASQGIELHGEFNWNFTEDEFFAVALAGSITAEQWLQDGLSELGYRHLMLGVNTTVDLTTTRIQVTPYIARSDIGSYPGLDHFGIHLITQFRDWKGQAKFIYDHSKNLDPAANDESFIDPITRLFTESEDRSRQLQKLKGQFRVTDALLLSVGVNLIDFRADSSQDEDGLGYGVDLDYFGAISLNWSWSGKLGFYSETLEARSDQTISLEGSPYYRWSPLLRLSSPIYWRQGNSSEEAQSYSQFAFGLGLEASL, via the coding sequence ATGATCCATCGCATCATTGCTATATTGATACTACTCAAGCCGATTGCTGCCTTGGGCGATCCTTATCAGTATCTAGTATTCAGTCCTGAAATCAAGTCTGGCTTTCCCTATCGCGTGACCTTTGCCCCACCTCCGCGCAGCTCTCAGAAAACTGAGAAAGCCTCAACGGAGATCGCTCTGAGTGCTATTCCCAGCCAAGAATTAACACTAACCCGCGGCGATCGCCTCCTAGTTGAAGTCCCCATATCGAATGCTACTGATCAGGTTCGCTGGGTCGTCAACGGTAAGGTTGTTTGCAGGCAAAGCAACTGTATCATACGAACAATCAATTGGAGCACAGGAACGCTACCACTCATTTTACAGGTCAGCAATCAACAAAGTTTTATCGAGTATCATACGAAGCTCAAAATTCTTCCAAGCTCCTTTAACGCTCCCAATAGCGATGTCCCTTTACCCCTGGAAACCAAAGTCCGCTCTCCAGACCGGCAGTCACAGGATGCAAGACTGGTAGGTTTCTCAGTGAAAGGAGTCGCGTACACTTCACAAGACATTCGCACAGTAGAAACGCGCCTTTCCCGACGATTCAATATTCCAAATGATCGATTGCTCCGTACTTCACCAGATGCCTATACAATTATCTACAGTCCTCGGCAATGGGAGCTACAGATGCTAGGTGCAAGCACTGTGAAAATTGGCTCTAGCGACCTCAATATCGATTCAGGGGTTTATCGTTTACGCGTTCCCCGAGGTCAGGTATCTCCAGTCTTCAATTTGAATGGGCTTAGCTTCCAAAGCTTTAGAGGAACTGATACGATCATTCATAATTTCAAAGATCGTACCCTGATTACAGTTCTGCAGGGCTACGGTGAAGTAAAGATCTCAGCAAACCATTTCACAACGATGAATGCATCTTTCCAAAACCTATTCAATCGGCAAAAATCTGAAGGCATACCTGCCGACCGCTTTATACTTCATGGAGGGCAAAGCATCAGTTTAGCAAACGGCAAGCTATCCATTGCCAGCATTCTTTCGCTTCGAACAATAAAAATTCTAAAACAAACAAACCCAGAATGGTTTGCAAATGATCAACCAAGCAAAGGCAAAAGTAGTCTAAGTGACAATGTCAGCTTTGAAGAGAATGTTGACATCCCAACCTTACTCAGGGGCAATGATCGGCTCAGATCTGAGGCATACTGGCGATTAGGAATCAATCAACGAGCTCAACTATATTGGCGACGATTGCTACGAGCCACTCCTCAGCAGCTCTATCCTCATCAACGATTGGTGGAAGCTCAGCTGAGCCGTGGAGATTGGACAAAAGCTACAGAAGCACTTGAGGAGTTCCAGGATCAGGGCCTTGAAAACGAAGTCATGAATTACTACCGAGCCGTGGCTCTGTTCTTCAGTAAACAAGGTTTTGCTGCAAAACAACAATTCAAAAGAACTCTCTGGACAGCCAAGAACCCGATTATCGTCAGTAGCTCAGAAGAGTTTTTAAGGTTTCTAGATAAGGATAAAAGCAGCCATTTTTCTGGTAAAGTACATTACCTCAACAATAATAACCCACTGCGTTTCAGCGATAGCCTAGACCTTCCTGAGGGATTGATCCACCGTGCTTCACAGGGTATAGAGCTTCACGGCGAGTTTAATTGGAATTTCACAGAGGACGAATTCTTTGCAGTTGCACTCGCTGGTAGTATAACAGCTGAGCAATGGCTTCAAGATGGACTAAGTGAGTTAGGATATCGCCATCTGATGCTGGGAGTCAATACAACTGTTGACCTGACAACCACAAGAATCCAAGTCACCCCGTATATCGCTCGTTCTGATATTGGTTCATATCCAGGCCTCGATCACTTTGGAATTCACCTCATAACCCAATTTCGCGACTGGAAGGGCCAAGCTAAGTTCATTTATGATCATAGCAAAAACCTAGACCCTGCTGCTAATGATGAAAGCTTTATCGACCCGATCACCAGGCTTTTTACAGAGTCTGAAGATCGAAGTCGCCAGCTACAAAAACTAAAAGGGCAATTCAGAGTGACTGATGCCCTTCTCTTGAGCGTGGGTGTCAATCTTATCGATTTCCGTGCAGACAGTAGTCAGGATGAAGATGGTCTTGGTTATGGAGTCGATCTCGACTATTTCGGGGCTATCAGCCTCAATTGGTCTTGGAGCGGGAAGCTTGGCTTTTATAGCGAGACCTTAGAAGCACGCTCAGACCAAACTATTTCCCTAGAAGGATCGCCCTACTATCGTTGGTCTCCTCTTTTACGACTTTCATCGCCTATCTACTGGCGTCAAGGAAACTCTAGCGAAGAAGCTCAAAGCTATTCTCAATTCGCGTTTGGTCTTGGTCTAGAAGCGAGTTTATAA
- a CDS encoding CPXCG motif-containing cysteine-rich protein, producing the protein MEEVFQFQCPFCGEINDSFFDLSQGSSTYIEDCQICCRPINLYFSVQEDGSFSVDAQR; encoded by the coding sequence ATGGAGGAAGTTTTTCAGTTTCAATGCCCATTTTGCGGGGAAATCAACGATTCGTTTTTTGACTTATCTCAGGGATCTAGCACTTACATTGAAGATTGTCAGATTTGCTGCCGACCGATTAATTTATACTTTTCGGTGCAGGAAGACGGCTCTTTTTCCGTCGATGCCCAAAGATGA
- the kdsB gene encoding 3-deoxy-manno-octulosonate cytidylyltransferase — MTNWNNWLIVVPARLKSSRLPEKPLQDLGGKALIVRVYQRLAPLASQGAKIVVATDHDSVMRVCQAESIPAVMTSASHESGTDRVFEVAKDHSRALVLNVQGDEPFVDLSDLERLASAMERQESPQMGTLIYRNQNLDEFHNPNIVKAVRSDQQVALYFSRSSIPHDRDGGFEGFWQHQGIYAYSQDTLRRFCELAPHPLEQQEKLEQLRALGHGIAILAVEAKHASIGIDTPEDLEEARERF; from the coding sequence ATGACTAACTGGAACAACTGGCTGATCGTCGTCCCAGCTCGGCTGAAGTCGAGTCGCCTACCTGAAAAACCGTTGCAGGACCTAGGTGGCAAAGCGCTCATCGTTAGGGTATATCAGCGCCTTGCGCCCCTAGCCTCTCAGGGGGCAAAGATTGTCGTTGCCACAGACCATGACTCTGTGATGAGAGTTTGCCAAGCAGAAAGCATTCCCGCAGTCATGACGTCAGCAAGCCACGAAAGCGGTACCGATAGAGTCTTTGAAGTCGCAAAGGATCATTCAAGAGCCTTGGTGCTCAACGTTCAGGGTGACGAGCCTTTTGTTGACTTGAGTGATCTCGAACGCCTTGCTTCCGCGATGGAGCGCCAAGAGAGCCCTCAGATGGGCACCTTGATATACCGGAACCAGAACCTCGATGAATTTCATAACCCGAATATTGTAAAGGCGGTACGGAGCGACCAGCAGGTGGCACTTTATTTTTCGCGCTCGTCGATTCCCCACGATCGAGACGGCGGATTCGAAGGCTTCTGGCAGCACCAGGGAATCTATGCTTACAGCCAAGATACACTACGCCGATTTTGCGAGCTAGCTCCCCATCCATTAGAACAACAAGAGAAATTAGAACAACTACGAGCTTTAGGCCATGGGATTGCTATACTAGCTGTTGAAGCGAAACATGCTTCAATCGGCATCGATACTCCCGAAGACCTAGAGGAAGCCCGTGAACGTTTTTAG
- the aroC gene encoding chorismate synthase: MDNTFGLLYRITTFGESHGGAVGVVIDGCPAGHQISIERVQHFLNRRRPGQSHLSTPRAEQDQVECLSGLVNNISLGTPITLIVRNKDAKQDHYSDLAQVYRPSHADYTTDAKFGVKAPSGGGRASARETIGRVAAAAVAEQVLETLIPGYQTVAFVESVKDIKADIQSPESISREQVDQTPLRCPDESSQRAMEACIVAAKKKGDSVGGTIFCGIKNCLPGLGAPVFDKLEADLAKAMMSLPASKGFEVGSGFSATQLFGSEHNDEFENQGGKIRTRSNRSGGIQGGISNGEFIYLRVAFKPVATIFKDQASVDREGQEVVMKPKAGRHDPCVLPRAVPMIEAMATLVIMDHYLRQLAFTHGRGPHKV, encoded by the coding sequence ATGGATAATACTTTCGGCTTGCTCTATCGCATCACAACCTTTGGCGAATCGCACGGCGGCGCAGTAGGCGTCGTGATCGATGGTTGTCCGGCAGGGCACCAGATTTCAATTGAGCGTGTACAACACTTTCTCAATCGCCGCCGCCCTGGGCAATCTCACCTCTCCACACCACGGGCCGAGCAGGACCAAGTGGAATGTCTATCTGGTTTGGTGAACAACATTTCGCTCGGAACTCCGATCACCCTCATTGTTCGTAATAAAGATGCCAAGCAAGATCACTACTCGGACCTTGCTCAGGTCTATCGCCCTTCCCACGCCGACTACACCACGGACGCCAAGTTTGGAGTCAAGGCCCCCAGTGGCGGAGGCCGTGCCAGCGCCCGAGAGACCATTGGCAGAGTCGCCGCTGCAGCCGTCGCTGAGCAAGTGCTAGAAACTTTAATTCCGGGATATCAAACAGTGGCCTTTGTTGAGTCCGTAAAAGACATCAAGGCCGACATCCAAAGCCCAGAATCCATTAGCCGTGAGCAGGTGGATCAAACTCCCTTGCGCTGTCCCGATGAATCAAGCCAACGCGCTATGGAAGCTTGCATTGTGGCAGCCAAGAAAAAGGGGGATAGTGTTGGTGGCACCATTTTCTGTGGCATCAAGAACTGCCTTCCTGGACTCGGCGCTCCGGTGTTCGATAAACTAGAGGCTGACTTGGCCAAAGCCATGATGAGCTTGCCAGCGAGCAAAGGCTTTGAAGTGGGCAGCGGTTTTTCAGCGACCCAACTATTTGGCTCCGAGCACAACGATGAATTTGAAAATCAAGGTGGTAAAATTCGCACTCGCAGCAACCGCTCAGGAGGCATCCAAGGCGGTATTAGCAACGGTGAGTTCATCTATCTTCGCGTTGCATTCAAGCCGGTCGCCACAATTTTCAAGGACCAAGCGTCCGTGGATCGTGAAGGTCAAGAGGTCGTCATGAAACCCAAGGCGGGCCGTCATGATCCTTGTGTTCTCCCTCGTGCTGTTCCTATGATCGAAGCGATGGCGACTCTTGTGATCATGGATCACTATCTTCGCCAGCTAGCATTCACCCATGGACGGGGTCCCCATAAAGTTTAA
- a CDS encoding amino acid permease, whose translation MPQSVAKKFGTFKGVYTPSLLTILGVIMYLRMGWVVGHAGLLQSLIIVTISSLITFVTALSISATATNMKVEGGGAYYMISRSLGVEIGAAVGIPLFLAQALGISFYVVGFAESVISIFPDLSVPMVAVACLIALTALAYTSADLALKVQFFVLAAILLSLASFFWGTMNPPPLEEQVTQLISQESFWTVFAVFFPAVTGILSGVAMSGDLKDPSHSLPLGTIMAVLTGYVIYMTIPICLYYVVPESVLKSDLMVMAKISKVSQLFFIGIWGATLSSALGGLLGAPRTLQALAKDSVVFKQLSKTYGVDENPRTATLVSFIIALLGILLGDLNAIAPVLSMFYLTSYGLLNFSAGIEGLIASPSWRPKFKPHWALSMLGAFLCSATMFMINPGATFLAAASVFLVYYYMQTRNMVARWEDMRRGILMLLARYSIYKLGKTKPNAKSWRPNFLVLSGAPTNRWYLIEFAHHITSGKGFLTVASVLQKNESNIKRRLSFSESIQDYLKKRRVSALVEVSLADDVNDGLHALVQTYGMGALAPNTILLGETEKEENFRKYAEFIQFSYFNQKNVVMFREGINPIRERHRMIHVWWGRERQNAGLMLALAYMLQLSPDWKGAELYLNTIVKSEAEKTAAEKSLKNMLANGRLDVKLRIIVQEDWKESLSSTITKTSQDADLVFIGMRPPDEKESYEDYCNYYQSILVLTQDLPATAITVAAQDIDFAGIFV comes from the coding sequence GTGCCACAGTCAGTTGCCAAGAAGTTTGGAACCTTCAAAGGAGTTTACACGCCGAGCTTGCTCACCATTCTTGGCGTCATCATGTACCTGCGGATGGGCTGGGTGGTGGGGCATGCAGGCCTCCTGCAAAGTTTGATCATTGTCACCATCTCCTCTCTTATCACCTTCGTTACAGCCCTGTCCATCTCAGCAACAGCCACTAATATGAAGGTGGAAGGTGGTGGTGCGTACTACATGATATCCCGGTCTTTGGGGGTTGAGATCGGAGCTGCCGTTGGCATCCCCTTATTTCTAGCCCAAGCCTTAGGGATTTCCTTTTATGTGGTGGGATTTGCTGAGTCTGTTATATCTATTTTTCCCGATCTTTCTGTACCCATGGTCGCAGTTGCTTGCTTGATCGCCCTCACAGCGTTAGCCTACACCTCCGCTGACTTAGCTTTAAAAGTACAGTTTTTCGTCCTTGCAGCAATACTGTTATCGCTGGCCTCATTTTTTTGGGGAACCATGAATCCCCCTCCTCTGGAAGAGCAGGTCACTCAGCTTATTTCTCAGGAATCGTTCTGGACGGTGTTTGCTGTATTTTTTCCAGCTGTGACCGGCATCCTTTCCGGTGTAGCCATGTCTGGTGACCTGAAGGACCCAAGCCATTCCCTTCCCCTAGGCACAATCATGGCCGTACTCACCGGCTATGTGATCTATATGACGATCCCGATTTGCCTGTATTACGTTGTTCCAGAAAGCGTACTTAAAAGCGACTTGATGGTGATGGCTAAGATCTCGAAGGTTTCTCAGCTATTTTTTATTGGCATCTGGGGGGCGACCCTATCGTCTGCCTTAGGTGGCTTGCTCGGCGCTCCGAGAACCCTACAAGCCTTGGCTAAGGACTCCGTCGTCTTCAAGCAGCTATCTAAGACTTATGGTGTTGATGAAAACCCTCGTACTGCAACGTTAGTATCATTCATCATTGCACTACTGGGCATCCTCCTAGGCGACCTCAACGCCATTGCCCCTGTGCTATCCATGTTCTACCTCACGTCCTATGGACTTTTAAACTTTTCAGCAGGAATCGAAGGACTTATAGCTAGCCCCTCATGGCGACCTAAATTCAAGCCCCATTGGGCTTTGTCTATGCTCGGCGCTTTTCTGTGCAGTGCAACCATGTTTATGATCAACCCAGGTGCTACATTCCTCGCAGCAGCTTCAGTTTTTCTGGTCTATTACTACATGCAAACCCGGAACATGGTGGCCCGCTGGGAGGATATGCGACGTGGGATCCTTATGCTCTTAGCACGATATTCCATTTATAAGCTTGGTAAAACCAAGCCCAACGCCAAATCATGGCGACCTAACTTTCTTGTGTTGAGTGGTGCTCCGACAAACCGCTGGTATCTGATTGAATTCGCCCACCATATCACTAGTGGCAAAGGATTCCTGACCGTTGCCAGCGTCCTACAGAAAAACGAGTCAAACATCAAACGACGGCTCAGCTTTTCAGAATCGATCCAAGACTATTTAAAAAAGCGCCGGGTCTCGGCCTTGGTCGAAGTTTCCCTAGCTGATGATGTCAATGACGGGCTACACGCTCTCGTTCAAACCTACGGCATGGGCGCCCTCGCTCCCAACACGATCTTACTAGGGGAAACAGAGAAGGAAGAGAACTTCAGGAAATACGCAGAATTCATCCAATTTAGCTACTTCAACCAGAAGAACGTCGTCATGTTTCGAGAAGGGATAAACCCCATCAGGGAACGCCATCGAATGATTCATGTGTGGTGGGGACGTGAGCGACAAAATGCTGGCTTGATGCTGGCACTGGCCTATATGTTACAACTTAGCCCTGACTGGAAGGGTGCGGAGCTTTATCTCAATACCATCGTAAAATCTGAGGCCGAAAAAACTGCAGCCGAGAAAAGCTTGAAAAACATGCTTGCAAACGGCCGTCTGGATGTCAAACTTCGGATTATTGTTCAGGAGGATTGGAAAGAGAGCTTGTCCAGCACTATTACCAAAACCTCTCAAGATGCTGACCTCGTCTTCATTGGAATGCGTCCACCTGACGAGAAAGAGTCTTACGAAGATTACTGTAATTATTACCAAAGCATCTTGGTTCTCACCCAAGACCTACCTGCCACGGCCATCACGGTTGCAGCTCAAGATATTGATTTTGCTGGAATATTTGTATAG